From Streptomyces qinzhouensis, one genomic window encodes:
- a CDS encoding N(5)-(carboxyethyl)ornithine synthase: protein MSLMSLGVIASSRKENEFRLPLHPHHLGRIAPDVRERIFLEQGYGQRFGVADDALRPLVGGLRSREQLLAECDILVLPKPMHDDIAELREGQVLWGWPHCVQDEKMTQIGIDRRLTLIAWEAMNHWTSTGAFSVHVFHKNNELAGYCSVLQALQLGGLTGSYGRRLRAVVISFGATARGAVTGLGAMGVSDVTVLTQRAAAAVASPMPSVVMGHFAERKDDPTRLQAFAAGGSMPLVEYLAGFDIIVNCVLQDTDAPLMFATNEDLALFRPGTFFIDVACDEDMGFEWARPTTFGEPMFPVGQGCHYYAVDHSPSHLWNSATWENSEALLPYLRTVMSGPEAWDSDVTIRKAIEIRDGVVQNPKILSFQHRSAAYPHTSEAPANPLGRATEAAIPLS, encoded by the coding sequence ATGAGCCTGATGAGTCTCGGAGTGATCGCCTCCTCTCGCAAGGAGAACGAGTTCCGGTTGCCGCTGCACCCTCACCATCTCGGCCGGATCGCCCCGGACGTACGCGAGAGAATCTTCCTCGAACAGGGCTACGGCCAACGCTTCGGCGTCGCGGACGATGCGCTGCGACCACTCGTGGGCGGCCTGCGTTCCCGCGAGCAACTCCTCGCCGAGTGCGACATCCTGGTGCTGCCGAAACCGATGCACGACGACATCGCCGAGCTGCGCGAGGGCCAGGTGCTGTGGGGATGGCCGCACTGCGTGCAGGACGAGAAGATGACCCAGATCGGCATCGACCGACGGCTGACCCTGATCGCCTGGGAGGCCATGAACCACTGGACCTCCACGGGTGCCTTTAGCGTCCATGTGTTCCACAAGAACAACGAGCTCGCCGGCTACTGCTCGGTGCTGCAAGCCCTCCAGCTCGGCGGACTGACCGGCAGCTACGGCCGCCGGCTGCGCGCGGTGGTCATCAGCTTCGGCGCCACGGCGCGCGGAGCGGTCACAGGCCTGGGCGCCATGGGGGTCTCCGATGTCACGGTGCTCACCCAGCGCGCCGCCGCGGCGGTGGCCTCGCCGATGCCCTCGGTCGTGATGGGCCACTTCGCGGAGCGGAAGGACGACCCCACCCGCCTCCAGGCCTTCGCCGCGGGCGGTTCCATGCCGTTGGTGGAATACCTCGCCGGATTCGACATCATCGTCAACTGCGTACTCCAGGACACCGATGCGCCGCTGATGTTCGCCACCAATGAGGATCTCGCGCTCTTCCGGCCGGGAACCTTCTTCATCGACGTCGCCTGCGACGAGGACATGGGCTTCGAATGGGCCCGCCCGACCACCTTCGGCGAGCCCATGTTCCCGGTCGGACAGGGCTGCCACTACTACGCGGTGGATCACAGCCCGTCTCATCTGTGGAACTCCGCCACCTGGGAGAACAGTGAGGCGCTCCTTCCCTATCTGCGCACGGTCATGAGCGGCCCCGAGGCATGGGACAGCGACGTCACGATCCGCAAGGCCATCGAGATCCGCGACGGCGTCGTCCAGAATCCCAAGATCCTCTCCTTCCAGCACCGGTCGGCTGCCTACCCCCACACTTCCGAGGCCCCGGCGAATCCGCTCGGCCGGGCGACCGAAGCGGCGATCCCGCTGTCGTAG
- a CDS encoding MerR family transcriptional regulator gives MTDGLTIGQAAAFVDVTIKTVRHYHRLALVAEPERDGSGYRRYRSDELYRLVQVRTLAAAGVPLAEIGDLLDADPTTFAATLDDVHHQLTERIEDLIARRDRLHRLDHGDRALLPDRACAVLERLAELGFGPDYVAGQREALVLARALVPEIFDSFLARLEHSLDDPESVELTKRGWDARAWDPDDPRIEELASTLADKLLTQRALLALPTGFQDQSDAASRYAMVNHHREDQSPSIARLNTLVEANLRAAGITVPSQ, from the coding sequence ATGACAGACGGGCTCACGATCGGTCAGGCGGCGGCGTTCGTCGATGTCACGATCAAAACCGTGCGGCACTATCACCGGCTCGCTCTGGTCGCCGAGCCGGAACGCGACGGCTCCGGCTACCGCCGTTACCGATCGGACGAGCTGTACCGGCTGGTCCAGGTCCGGACCCTGGCCGCGGCGGGCGTGCCGCTGGCCGAGATCGGTGACCTGCTCGACGCCGATCCAACGACGTTCGCCGCCACCCTGGACGACGTCCACCACCAACTCACCGAACGGATCGAGGACCTGATCGCGCGCCGCGACAGGCTGCACCGTCTCGACCATGGTGACCGCGCCCTGCTGCCCGACCGGGCCTGCGCGGTCTTGGAGCGGCTTGCCGAACTCGGCTTCGGTCCCGACTACGTGGCCGGTCAACGGGAGGCTCTGGTGCTGGCCCGGGCACTGGTCCCGGAGATCTTCGACAGCTTCCTGGCCCGGCTCGAACACTCCCTGGACGACCCCGAGTCCGTCGAGCTGACCAAGCGCGGTTGGGATGCGAGGGCCTGGGATCCGGACGACCCGCGGATCGAGGAGTTGGCGTCCACGCTGGCCGACAAGCTGCTGACCCAACGGGCGCTGCTGGCGCTGCCGACCGGGTTTCAAGACCAGTCCGACGCCGCCTCCCGGTACGCAATGGTCAACCACCACCGGGAAGACCAGTCACCGTCGATCGCCCGGTTGAACACGCTGGTCGAGGCGAACCTGCGCGCGGCCGGCATCACCGTTCCGAGTCAGTGA
- a CDS encoding GNAT family N-acetyltransferase, which produces MSEQSTSAPVVRHVDTRHRYEILVDDERAGLTAYRDRDDRRVFFHTEIDDAYAGRGLAAILVEQALTDVRTSGLRIVPVCPYVAKFLTKHREFADITDPVTPEVLTWLDSQLRR; this is translated from the coding sequence ATGAGCGAGCAGAGCACCAGCGCCCCCGTCGTCCGCCATGTCGACACCCGCCACCGCTACGAGATCCTCGTCGACGACGAACGCGCCGGCCTGACCGCCTACCGCGACCGCGACGACCGGCGGGTCTTCTTCCACACCGAGATCGACGACGCCTACGCCGGCCGGGGACTCGCCGCGATCCTCGTCGAGCAGGCTCTCACCGACGTCCGTACCTCCGGGCTGCGGATCGTGCCCGTCTGCCCCTACGTGGCCAAGTTCCTCACCAAGCACCGGGAGTTCGCCGACATCACCGACCCCGTCACCCCCGAGGTCCTCACTTGGCTCGACTCCCAGCTGAGGCGCTGA
- a CDS encoding NAD(P)-binding domain-containing protein produces the protein MNDFEARNVDVVVVGAGQAGLSGAYHLRRIGLVPDRDVVVLDHSPAPGGAWQFRWPSLTYGKVHGMHALPGLELTGADPARPSSQVIGDYFREYEERFGLGVRRPVDVTAVREGQDGRLLVESSAGNWSARALINATGTWDRPFWPRYPGQGTFRGRQLHTAGYPGPAEFAGQRVVVVGGGASGTQHLMELAEHAAATTWVTRRPPVFREGPFDENVGRAVVARVAERVRDGLPPQSVVSVTGLPLTDAIRAARASGVLDRLPMFDRITPTGVAWDDGRTVEADVIVWATGFRAALDHLAPLKLREPGGGIRMEGTRAARDERVHLIGYGPSASTVGANRAGRAAVAEIRRLLEREPALTPSG, from the coding sequence ATGAACGACTTTGAGGCGCGGAACGTGGACGTGGTCGTCGTCGGCGCCGGGCAGGCGGGGCTGTCCGGCGCCTACCATCTGCGGCGGATCGGGCTGGTGCCGGACCGCGATGTCGTGGTGCTCGACCACTCCCCCGCGCCCGGTGGCGCCTGGCAGTTCCGCTGGCCATCGCTCACCTACGGGAAGGTCCACGGTATGCACGCGCTGCCGGGCCTGGAGCTGACCGGGGCGGATCCGGCCCGGCCGTCGTCGCAGGTGATCGGCGATTACTTCCGGGAGTACGAGGAGCGGTTCGGGCTGGGGGTGCGGCGGCCGGTGGATGTGACGGCGGTACGGGAGGGGCAGGACGGGCGGCTGCTCGTGGAGTCGTCGGCGGGGAACTGGTCCGCGCGGGCGCTGATCAACGCCACCGGCACCTGGGACAGACCCTTCTGGCCGCGCTATCCGGGGCAGGGGACCTTCCGGGGGCGGCAGCTGCACACGGCCGGATATCCGGGGCCCGCGGAGTTCGCGGGGCAGCGGGTCGTGGTCGTCGGGGGCGGGGCTTCGGGGACACAGCATCTGATGGAGCTGGCGGAGCACGCCGCCGCGACCACTTGGGTGACCCGGCGGCCACCGGTCTTCCGGGAGGGACCCTTCGACGAGAACGTGGGCCGGGCGGTGGTGGCCCGGGTGGCGGAGCGGGTACGCGACGGGCTGCCGCCGCAGAGCGTGGTGTCCGTGACCGGGCTTCCGCTGACGGACGCGATCCGCGCGGCCCGGGCGAGCGGGGTGCTCGACCGGCTGCCGATGTTCGACCGGATCACCCCCACGGGGGTGGCCTGGGACGACGGCCGGACCGTCGAAGCGGATGTGATCGTCTGGGCGACCGGTTTCCGGGCGGCCCTCGACCATCTGGCGCCGCTGAAGCTGCGGGAGCCGGGCGGCGGGATCCGGATGGAAGGGACCCGCGCGGCCAGGGACGAGCGGGTCCATCTGATCGGATACGGGCCGTCCGCCTCGACGGTCGGCGCCAACCGGGCGGGCCGGGCCGCGGTGGCGGAGATCCGGAGACTCCTGGAGCGCGAGCCCGCACTGACACCGTCGGGCTGA
- a CDS encoding RICIN domain-containing protein — protein MSGSVPPVGDGTDGPSTTRDERVARLRGLLSSGARADTRWARRLRVNRSSNILIETALHAAARLSEGLPLSDLEQQLVDQMAEIVTVEEVGEYGKLYKDAASGVAEFFPAGVARLPLERSYSLADYAADQEVLVRDILAQPNVNIIDVASLPQGVPADGPDGPASPESEEFVAAMGEYGSALTVVTAPALDAVVLAPSTFTLKGHKFLLVRESDEVGSEEYYWATGAGSDEAAHREYRSPVFKDLDAGEYRGFGDGGILFQGRVDRFCFLDIEAWEEDSGGIWEQISKYLYKVSNGAMEAAERGQASGNPDDNAQAAAGALALFGVVTEFVGWLFSLFENKDDFVLHRAFGFTRAALVALSKVPGGVGWPAGLASYEFNGGREGHLRLWIHTAYQRASEPGPRHYALSMSNAGRVYGQPYAGNADQSFQRVPQADGSTGIRNPRHNLALSMNSAGVVTGRPYAGDADQSFKLVPQADGSTGIRNPYHNLALSVSGTGVLTGRTYTGGTDQSFEIVPQDGDDSTGIRSTYHAAP, from the coding sequence ATGTCAGGCAGTGTGCCGCCGGTTGGCGACGGAACCGATGGACCCAGCACGACCAGGGACGAACGAGTCGCCCGGCTCCGGGGCCTGTTGTCGTCGGGGGCACGCGCGGATACGCGATGGGCGCGGCGGCTTCGGGTAAACCGGAGCAGCAACATCCTGATCGAGACCGCGCTGCATGCCGCCGCCCGGCTCAGTGAGGGGCTGCCGCTGTCCGACCTGGAGCAGCAACTGGTCGACCAGATGGCCGAGATCGTGACGGTGGAGGAGGTCGGGGAGTACGGCAAGCTCTACAAGGACGCCGCCTCCGGCGTCGCGGAGTTCTTCCCGGCCGGGGTGGCCAGGCTGCCGCTGGAGCGCTCCTACTCGCTGGCGGACTATGCGGCCGACCAGGAGGTCCTGGTCCGGGACATCCTGGCCCAGCCCAACGTGAACATCATCGATGTGGCCTCGCTGCCGCAGGGTGTCCCGGCGGACGGCCCGGACGGTCCGGCCAGTCCGGAAAGCGAAGAGTTCGTCGCCGCGATGGGCGAGTACGGGTCGGCCCTCACCGTGGTGACGGCTCCGGCGCTGGACGCGGTGGTTCTCGCGCCGAGCACCTTCACCTTGAAGGGGCACAAGTTCCTGCTGGTGCGGGAGTCCGACGAGGTGGGCTCCGAGGAGTACTACTGGGCCACCGGGGCCGGCAGCGACGAGGCGGCCCACCGCGAGTACCGGTCCCCGGTCTTCAAAGATCTCGACGCAGGGGAGTACCGGGGCTTCGGCGACGGGGGCATCCTCTTCCAGGGCCGGGTGGACCGCTTCTGTTTCCTGGACATCGAGGCGTGGGAGGAGGACAGCGGCGGCATCTGGGAGCAGATCAGCAAGTACCTGTACAAGGTATCCAACGGGGCGATGGAAGCCGCCGAACGGGGTCAGGCGTCCGGCAACCCGGACGACAACGCCCAGGCAGCCGCCGGTGCCCTGGCACTGTTCGGGGTGGTTACCGAGTTCGTCGGCTGGCTCTTCTCCCTGTTCGAGAACAAGGACGACTTCGTCCTCCACCGCGCCTTCGGCTTCACCCGCGCCGCGCTCGTCGCCCTCAGCAAGGTTCCCGGGGGCGTCGGATGGCCGGCGGGGCTGGCCAGCTACGAGTTCAACGGCGGCCGTGAGGGCCACCTCCGCCTGTGGATCCATACCGCCTACCAGCGCGCGTCCGAACCCGGCCCGCGCCACTACGCGCTGAGCATGAGCAATGCCGGGCGCGTGTACGGTCAGCCGTACGCGGGCAACGCCGACCAGAGTTTCCAGCGCGTCCCGCAGGCCGACGGCTCCACCGGCATCCGCAACCCGCGCCACAACCTCGCACTGAGCATGAACAGCGCGGGCGTGGTGACCGGACGGCCCTACGCGGGCGACGCCGACCAGAGCTTCAAGCTCGTTCCGCAGGCCGACGGCTCCACCGGCATCCGCAACCCGTATCACAACCTCGCCCTGAGCGTGAGCGGCACCGGCGTGCTGACCGGCCGGACCTACACAGGCGGCACGGACCAGAGCTTCGAAATCGTTCCGCAGGACGGCGACGACTCCACCGGCATCCGCAGCACCTACCACGCGGCCCCCTGA
- a CDS encoding secondary thiamine-phosphate synthase enzyme YjbQ — MPAPFSTTTLDITTGSRETVTDLTRACERFLDDVADGRDGLLNVFVPHATAGIAVIETGSGSDDDLLTALRTLLPADDRWQHRHGTPGHGRDHVLPALVPPHATLPVLGGRLELGTWQSVCLVDTNISNANRQVRLSFLG; from the coding sequence ATGCCCGCACCCTTCAGCACCACCACACTCGACATCACCACCGGCTCCCGGGAGACGGTGACCGACCTCACCCGTGCCTGCGAACGGTTTCTCGACGATGTGGCCGACGGCCGCGACGGCCTGCTCAACGTCTTCGTACCGCATGCCACCGCGGGCATCGCCGTGATCGAGACCGGCTCCGGCAGTGACGACGACCTCCTCACGGCGCTCCGCACCCTGCTCCCGGCCGACGACCGCTGGCAGCACCGCCACGGCACCCCCGGCCACGGCCGCGACCACGTCCTCCCCGCCCTCGTCCCCCCGCACGCCACCCTGCCGGTACTCGGCGGCCGTCTGGAGCTGGGCACCTGGCAGTCGGTCTGCCTCGTCGACACCAATATCTCCAATGCCAACCGTCAAGTGCGGTTGAGCTTCCTCGGCTGA
- a CDS encoding MarR family winged helix-turn-helix transcriptional regulator: MTTPEPDGLLAEQLLRLTRRIHRSQQRRLESAGVAITPAQSRLLRALAQEERPPRMADLAARLEVVPRAVTTLVDGLEAAGRVRRAPDTENRRVIRVELTDTGRATLRSLREARRAAAEDILSPLTPQQRSDFGALLSTLVDARPHTC; the protein is encoded by the coding sequence ATGACCACACCCGAGCCCGACGGCCTGCTGGCCGAGCAGTTGCTGCGGCTGACCCGGCGGATCCACCGCAGTCAGCAGCGCAGGCTGGAGTCGGCCGGAGTGGCGATCACCCCCGCGCAGTCACGATTGCTGCGCGCTCTCGCGCAGGAGGAGCGGCCGCCGCGGATGGCCGACCTCGCCGCCCGTCTGGAGGTCGTACCGCGCGCGGTGACCACCCTGGTGGACGGCCTGGAGGCGGCCGGCCGGGTCCGCCGCGCCCCGGATACGGAGAACCGCAGGGTGATAAGGGTCGAGCTGACCGACACGGGCCGCGCGACACTCCGCTCCCTGCGCGAGGCCCGCCGCGCCGCGGCCGAGGACATCCTCTCGCCGCTCACCCCCCAGCAGCGCTCGGATTTCGGCGCCCTGCTCTCCACGTTGGTGGACGCGCGCCCGCACACCTGCTGA
- a CDS encoding serine hydrolase domain-containing protein → MGTSNSGFSDAGLRRLRVVLAQHVESKKIPGLVALVSRGGRTHVEAIGTMRHDGGAPMRRDTIFRMASTSKPVTMAAAMILLDECRLRLDDPVDQWLPELADRQVLKRPDGPLDDTVPAHRPITVRDLLTSTFGLGVDFESMASPIRAATFERLDYSVASGPAPEPDEWMRRLGELPLQYQPGVRWQYDLSNEVVGVLVSRVTGQSLETFLRTRILDPLGMKDTAFHVPADKIDRLPPLYGPDPQTGEFLVWDEAAGGRSSVPPAFQGAGGGLVSTADDYHAYFQMLLNHGMHGSERILSRAAVELMTTNRLSPEQLAAREAMFSNVAHLSSGQGSNGGWGFGMAVRTYRGDYAPIGQFGWFGGTGTTAYADRTNQLTGVLLTQVGLSTPDSPRAMNDFWTTLYQAID, encoded by the coding sequence ATGGGAACAAGCAACAGCGGCTTCTCCGACGCAGGGCTGCGCCGGCTGCGCGTGGTGCTGGCACAGCACGTCGAGTCCAAGAAGATTCCCGGCCTTGTCGCCCTCGTCAGCCGCGGCGGCCGGACGCACGTCGAAGCGATCGGGACGATGCGTCATGACGGTGGCGCGCCGATGCGCCGGGACACGATCTTCCGGATGGCGTCCACGTCCAAGCCGGTCACGATGGCGGCGGCGATGATCCTGCTCGACGAGTGTCGGCTGCGGCTGGACGACCCCGTGGACCAGTGGCTGCCCGAACTCGCCGACCGGCAGGTGCTGAAGCGGCCCGACGGACCCCTGGACGACACCGTGCCGGCACACCGGCCGATCACCGTACGGGACCTGCTGACCTCCACGTTCGGGCTCGGGGTGGACTTCGAGTCGATGGCTTCCCCGATCAGGGCCGCGACCTTCGAGCGTCTCGACTACAGCGTGGCATCCGGGCCGGCCCCGGAGCCGGACGAGTGGATGCGCCGCCTCGGCGAACTGCCGCTGCAGTACCAGCCCGGAGTGCGGTGGCAGTACGACCTCAGCAACGAGGTGGTCGGTGTGCTCGTCTCCAGGGTCACGGGACAGTCGTTGGAGACGTTCCTGCGGACACGCATCCTCGATCCGCTGGGGATGAAGGACACCGCCTTCCATGTGCCCGCCGACAAGATCGACCGACTGCCGCCGCTGTACGGGCCCGACCCGCAGACCGGCGAGTTCCTCGTGTGGGACGAGGCGGCAGGGGGAAGATCCAGCGTGCCTCCCGCGTTCCAGGGCGCCGGCGGCGGGCTGGTCTCCACCGCCGACGACTACCACGCCTACTTCCAGATGCTGCTGAACCACGGGATGCACGGGAGTGAACGGATCCTGTCCCGGGCCGCCGTCGAGTTGATGACCACCAACCGTCTCTCGCCCGAGCAACTGGCCGCCCGGGAGGCCATGTTCAGCAACGTCGCCCACCTGTCGTCCGGCCAGGGGTCGAACGGCGGCTGGGGCTTCGGGATGGCGGTGCGCACCTATCGCGGCGACTACGCGCCCATCGGCCAGTTCGGCTGGTTCGGCGGTACCGGCACCACCGCCTACGCAGACAGGACCAACCAGCTCACCGGAGTCCTGCTCACCCAGGTCGGACTGTCCACCCCGGATTCGCCGCGTGCCATGAACGACTTCTGGACCACGCTCTACCAGGCCATCGACTGA
- a CDS encoding ABC transporter ATP-binding protein has protein sequence MRHEPSTWTPPDRTPDQPPAQVRRILRLFRPYHGRLALVGLLVGASALVSVATPFLLKAVLDTAIPQGRTGLLGLLALGMILAAVLNSVFGVLQTLISTTVGQRVMHDLRTAVYARLQQMPLAFFTRTRTGEVQSRIANDIGGMQATVTSTATSLVSNLTAVVATVVAMLALDWRLTVVSLLLLPVFVWISRRVGRERKKITTHRQKQMASMAATVTESLSVSGILLGRTMGRADSLTRSFERESEQLVDLEVRSSMAGRWRMSVIGIVMAAMPAVIYWAAGLALTHGGAAISIGTLVAFVSLQQGLFRPAVSLLSTGVDMQTSLALFQRIFEYLDLPVDITEPERPVRLEKTRGEVRFEGVHFGYEAGQPPTLDGIDITVPPGRSLAVVGPTGSGKSTLSYLVPRLYDVTGGRVTLDGVDVRDLDFDSLARSVGVVSQETYLFHASVADNLRFAKPDATDAEIETAARAAQIHEHIAGLPEGYDTMVGERGYRFSGGEKQRLALARTILRDPPVLILDEATSALDTRTEHAVQQAIDALSAGRTTITIAHRLSTVRDADEIVVLDGGRIAERGTHDELLAREGRYARLIHGDTREAVPAVP, from the coding sequence ATGCGCCACGAACCATCCACCTGGACACCCCCGGACCGCACGCCGGACCAGCCGCCCGCGCAGGTGCGGCGGATCCTCCGGCTCTTCCGCCCCTACCACGGCCGTCTCGCCCTCGTCGGGCTGCTCGTCGGCGCGTCGGCCCTCGTCTCCGTCGCCACCCCCTTCCTGCTGAAGGCGGTTCTCGACACCGCGATCCCGCAGGGCCGCACCGGGCTCCTCGGTCTGCTCGCCCTCGGCATGATCCTCGCCGCCGTGCTCAACAGCGTCTTCGGCGTGCTCCAGACGCTGATCTCGACCACGGTCGGCCAGCGGGTGATGCACGATCTGCGGACCGCCGTCTACGCCCGGCTCCAGCAGATGCCGCTCGCCTTCTTCACCCGGACCCGCACGGGCGAGGTGCAGTCCCGGATCGCCAACGACATCGGCGGTATGCAGGCGACCGTCACCTCCACCGCCACCTCCCTGGTCTCCAACCTCACGGCCGTGGTCGCGACCGTCGTCGCCATGCTCGCCCTCGACTGGCGGCTCACGGTGGTCTCGCTGCTACTGCTGCCGGTGTTCGTCTGGATCAGCCGGCGGGTCGGCCGCGAGCGCAAGAAGATCACCACGCACCGCCAGAAGCAGATGGCCTCGATGGCCGCCACGGTGACGGAGTCCCTCTCGGTCAGCGGCATCCTCCTGGGCCGCACGATGGGGCGGGCGGATTCGCTGACCCGTTCCTTCGAGCGGGAGTCCGAGCAGCTCGTCGATCTGGAGGTCCGCTCCAGCATGGCCGGGCGCTGGCGGATGTCCGTGATCGGCATTGTGATGGCCGCCATGCCGGCCGTCATCTACTGGGCCGCGGGCCTCGCCCTGACCCACGGCGGCGCGGCGATCTCCATCGGGACCCTGGTCGCCTTCGTCTCCCTCCAGCAGGGGCTGTTCCGGCCCGCGGTCAGCCTGCTCTCCACCGGTGTGGACATGCAGACCTCGCTCGCCCTGTTCCAGCGCATCTTCGAGTATCTCGACCTGCCGGTGGACATCACCGAGCCCGAGCGGCCGGTCAGACTGGAGAAGACCCGGGGCGAGGTCCGCTTCGAGGGAGTCCACTTCGGTTACGAGGCCGGGCAGCCCCCGACGCTCGACGGCATCGACATCACCGTTCCCCCGGGGCGCAGCCTCGCGGTCGTGGGCCCGACCGGCTCCGGCAAGTCGACCCTGAGCTATCTCGTGCCGAGGCTGTACGACGTGACGGGCGGCCGGGTCACCCTCGACGGCGTCGACGTCCGCGATCTCGACTTCGACAGCCTTGCCCGGTCCGTCGGTGTCGTCTCTCAGGAGACGTATCTCTTCCACGCCTCCGTTGCCGACAATCTGCGCTTCGCCAAGCCCGATGCCACCGATGCCGAGATCGAGACGGCGGCCCGGGCGGCACAGATCCACGAGCACATAGCCGGCCTCCCCGAGGGGTACGACACCATGGTGGGTGAGCGCGGTTACCGCTTCTCGGGTGGTGAGAAACAGCGGCTGGCCCTGGCCCGCACGATTCTGCGGGACCCGCCCGTACTCATCCTCGACGAGGCGACCAGCGCCCTCGACACCCGTACCGAGCACGCCGTGCAGCAGGCCATCGACGCACTCTCGGCGGGGCGTACCACGATCACCATCGCTCACCGGCTGTCGACCGTCCGGGACGCGGACGAGATCGTGGTCCTCGACGGCGGCCGGATAGCCGAGCGGGGTACCCATGACGAACTGCTGGCGCGGGAGGGCCGTTATGCCCGGCTGATCCACGGGGATACCCGGGAGGCCGTGCCCGCGGTGCCGTAA
- the mltG gene encoding endolytic transglycosylase MltG, with protein MMNAPMSRPAGRRPRPIRRGRAALVAAAGLVLATAVLFPLLTDIERVGSRTLLIPEGRRAAQVYEAVDRVLGERPGTTRRAVGTAGLNLPAAARGNPEGYLFPATYPVGPDSTPASLLARMVDTANQRFAADKVAAGARRVGTTVYETVAIASIVQAEAATAEDMGKVSRVIHNRLARGMPLQMDSTLNYALRRTTVDTSLADTRINSPYNSYVRKGLPPTPIDNPGDQALDAALAPTPGKWLFFVTVAPGDTRFSTTFAEHQRHVADFNAHRADERAR; from the coding sequence ATGATGAACGCGCCTATGTCGCGGCCGGCCGGCCGACGCCCGAGGCCGATCCGCCGGGGCCGGGCCGCCCTGGTCGCAGCCGCTGGTCTCGTCCTCGCCACGGCCGTTCTCTTCCCCCTGCTGACCGATATCGAGCGCGTCGGGAGCAGGACCCTGCTGATCCCCGAGGGCCGGCGAGCGGCTCAGGTGTACGAGGCCGTGGACCGGGTCCTCGGCGAGCGGCCCGGCACCACCCGGCGCGCGGTGGGCACGGCCGGGCTGAACCTCCCGGCCGCGGCCCGGGGCAATCCGGAGGGCTATCTGTTTCCCGCGACCTATCCGGTGGGCCCGGACAGCACGCCCGCGTCCCTGCTCGCCCGCATGGTCGACACCGCCAACCAGCGGTTCGCCGCGGACAAGGTCGCCGCGGGGGCGCGGCGCGTCGGGACGACGGTGTACGAGACGGTCGCCATCGCCAGCATCGTGCAGGCGGAGGCGGCCACAGCCGAGGACATGGGGAAGGTCTCCCGGGTCATCCACAACCGGCTCGCCCGGGGAATGCCGCTCCAGATGGACTCGACCCTCAACTACGCACTGCGGCGTACCACGGTCGACACCAGCCTCGCCGACACCCGGATCAACAGCCCCTACAACAGCTACGTCCGCAAGGGCCTGCCCCCGACCCCGATCGACAACCCGGGCGACCAGGCACTCGACGCCGCCCTCGCGCCCACCCCCGGGAAGTGGCTCTTCTTCGTCACCGTCGCCCCGGGGGACACCCGCTTCAGCACGACCTTCGCCGAACACCAGCGGCACGTCGCCGATTTCAACGCTCACCGGGCGGACGAGCGGGCCCGCTGA